The following nucleotide sequence is from Zea mays cultivar B73 chromosome 1, Zm-B73-REFERENCE-NAM-5.0, whole genome shotgun sequence.
AAGTGCGGAGGAGGCCCGATTTCATTTGATTTGAGGCGGCGCAGGCACAGAGGAGAGCGCTGCGCCATGCGCCGACTGGGGAGGAAAACAACAGGTTACGCGAACAGAATAAGAAAGCGAATTAATGGAATACGCCTTTTCTGGTATGACGTTTCTACCCCTTATCCTCATAACTATGGGCCAAAGTGTAATTTGCTCCGGCCAAATCTCCGTTCCCCTCCTTGTCCCCTGGGGTTTTGCTGTTCCTCGTTGCTGAGCAGTGATTGGAGGGGCTACCGGGATTTTTGCTACTTGCCTCCATTGATGGCTTATCTTCTTCTCCATCCTCAGTTCACTTGCTCCCAGCCCCCTTCTCATCGATTGAGGTAATCTCTCAACATAGTGAATCCGTTGCTGTATATCCCAATTATCAATGCGAGTCCGCGTGAAACATGCCGTTTCCCCCCGTATGGTCGCTGCAGTCTGTGGTGCGATAGAGGAGATTAGGAGCCAGAATTGTGTCTTTGTTCATTCTGGGACTAGAAATGCGGCTCTGTCCTGTGATTCATGGACCTGGATATTGTCTGGTCAAGTCATTTGGATTGTGTTGTGCGCAGGGGTCAAATACATTACAAGACAAACAATATGGGGAAGAACATGGCTAAATCTACAGTGAGTTTGCTTAACCGCAGTGCTAATTTTGCATCAAGGACTTCACAAGATGCCGTGGATGGGTTAAGCGATGAAAGTGACGGTGAAACCTCAACAAAAAAGAAGAGAACCCCAAGACGTGGAAGAAAGAAAGCCACCGTTGAAACATCGAGAGATGTAGGAGAAGAAATCGAAGTCATCACTGAACAAACGGCCGCTGAAGAGACTAAGGAAGTTAAGAGGAGAGGCCGCAAGAAAGGTAAATACCTACATATTGGTTGCATTTTTGCAGCACTTCTGTTTCTATATGCTGCGGTTTTCATAATTTTTCTCGACTGGGAACAGCTTAGCAAGTCACAATTTTTCTCTGTTCTGTCTATTCTGTTACAGCTGCTACTTCTGCAAGCTCAGAAGAGGAGAAGGATAAGGCCAAGGAACCGAAGAAGAGGGGACGTAGAAAAGTTAAGACTGTAGAGGAACCTATTGATAATGCTGGAGAGCATCTGAGCAAAGATTTGATGCTCTATAATGAAAGAGAAGATCAGACTCGTCTACAGAATTCTGCCAGTGTTCTGGAAAGTAAAATAGCGTCAGTGCTACATGAGGATATTGGAGAGGTTGACGATTTAATTCCGCTCGTGTGCTGCTTTGGACCTGCCAAATACTCCTTTATTCCTTCTGGAAGACCAGCAAATAGGTTGATAGACCATGAGATTCATGATAGAATGAAGGACATGTTTTGGTCTCCAGACAAATTTGTGAGGGCACCAGGAGGGTCTTCATCCAATGTTGCTCTAGCTTTAGCAGCGATTGGTGGAAGGGTTGCATTCATGGGAAAATTAGGTGATGATGACTACGGTCAAAGTTTGCTGTATCACTTAAACATCAATGGAGTTCAAACTCGAGCAGTTTATATGGACCCTTCAGCACCAACTGCTGTGTCTTTGATGAAGGTCAGAACCGAAGGAAGTCTGAAGACAAACTGTGTTAAACCTTGTGCTGAGGATTGTTTCCTGCCGTCTGATATCAACCCGGCAGTTCTAAAAGAGGTAAATATCAAACCATCATCAAATTTAAATCCTGTGATATCATATCCTATGTATAATACTTTATGTTTTAGATGCTCTGTGCAACATTTATTTATTAATAATGATATGTGATCCTGAAAATACTTAGCTTTTCACTTTGTACACATGTAGGTGTGGGTCCTCTTCTATTTCAGAACATAAAGGATGCATTTTTAAAATATCTGACGGGAGAAACTGTTGTACTTCATTTTGTACTCTTCTACTCTACCAATACATCAAATTTCAAGTTATAATTCATCATATGTTAAGAgatataaaaaaataaaattcTATCATTTTTAATCATTCATATTggatagaattttgtcttttttatATCTCTTAACATATAATGAATTATAACTTGAGATTTGATATATTGGTAGAGTAAATAATGAAGTGCATATATAAATTTTGAAAACTTTTTATGACTTTTGGTAGTTTGATTGCACGATATTTGTACGAAAAGCATGAGTGCACAACATTTTTTGTCGTGTTTGATAATGCACTTAGTCATATTCTTTTTGTTCTCGAATGCGCAAGAGAGCTACATATCTTTGTATTAATAGGAGAAGAAAAAAAGGCACATGGACAGAACCGTACAAAAAGGAAAACCAACACACACACACCCGCAAACACACATGGACGCACATGGCACACCCAAAAGATACTAGGCCTGCACACACTCCAGGCCATTAGCACACCGCACACGCACACAAGCGGTGCAGAAGAAGAGAGATCCTCAAATCTAACCAGGATCAAACATGGCTGTTAAGTTTTTAGCCCCTGCCAAGCGCCATAGATGCAGCTCATCCCTAAATCCCTCTTCCAGAGAAGAAACGCAAGGATACTTCCCCTCAAAAACATCTTGATTTGCAAATATGCAATTATGCATGCTTCAACTTGTTGTGGCAAGTGGAGCCAGCTCAGGGCCATGCGAAATTGTAGCGCATGAATAGTGCCTTGTGGACAGTGTCGTATAGATTAGATTAGATTGGTTTGGTTTGCTAGGAAAGAGATAAGTTAGATTGATTTGGTTAGGATACTTCCTTGGGAGTCAAGTACTCAAGTCAGTCATCTCTATAAATCTGCTTTACTATCTTGTTTTACGCAGGCCTttgttttattttgtaataaacaTTTAAAAACAATGTGCTTTAAAATGTTCTTTTAGGTATCGCTATTCACTGTGTTCTGGTATCATGTGTGAGAGAACAAATAAATGATACCAAAAATTGGATAAGAACATTTTAGTGGCAAGGCACTGACAGTTGCTGCACTGCACATAAAAGTATAAAATATGTGTGATAATTTATCTTTGCTAACTGCTACCTTTTACATCTTATACAGGCTAAGATGTTTTACTATAATTCTTCAGCTTTGCTTGAGCCCACTACAGAGTCATCATTGTTGAAAGCTATTGATGTTTCAAAGAAATTTGGTGGTACAATATTCTTTGACCTTAATCTTCCACTTCCACTATGGTCATCCAGCAAGGAAACCAAGTCACTCATTAAGGAGGCATGGGAAGCTGCCAATATCATTGAAGTCACAAAACAAGAACTTGAGTTCCTTTGCAGCATCAAACCTTCTGAGAAATTTGACACAAATGATAATGATAAATCCAAATTCACACACTATAGTTCAGAAGTTATTATGAAATTGTGGCACAGTAATCTCAAGGTCCTCTTTGTGACAAATGGTACCTCCAAGATTCACTATTACACAGAAACACACAATGGCTGGGTCCGTGGTACAGAAGATGCACCGATCACTCCTTTCACCGGTGATATGTCACAATCTGGCGATGCCATTGTTGCAGGTACCACATGTGTCTCCCTCGCCTTCTGTAATACATTTCTAAAGGATATGTTATTGTTTCATTAATGAAACTATAGTTTGCTTGGGAACCAAGTCCTCTAGGGACTATAAATATAGGGGCAATGTAACTGTTTGAAAGGGAGGAAGGCAAACATTTTGCCTGCCCTCAAGGGCTTTTCCTACGCGTTATCTCGTTCTCCCTCGCTCGTTGCGGCACTGTCGCCCTGTGCCCACACCACCACGGTGCCTTCCTAGAGTCGGAAATTCTGACCCTGACCCCCGACTCATATTCCTGCACACTTCACGGCCACGATAGAATGTGTTGATCCAATTATCCTCTCATTTCTCACCTTTTTTGGTTTATGGAATAGAATGTGTTGATCCATCACGACCTCATTTCTCACAAGCTAATTGTTAGTATAGTCTGTGGATTGGAATCATTCTGCTAATTTGAGGGGTGGAGTTACCATGTAGCACCTTATCTACAATGGTGTGGTTCCTCAAACTAAATACTTCATAAATATTTCTTATCACTACTAGGTGAGATGATAGCGTTTATGTTTAAGATAATGGAAGGAACTTCTGGTCTATGCACCATGATGCATAGCCTAGTGCATTACAATGTTTTAGTAATAATAAGTGTTACGATAACtgaaaagaaatattttgaagcagacatTGCCTAttacttagggtgtgtttggtttgagcacAAGAGTGGATGGGATATAGTCATCCATTGATTTAGGGATATGGCTATCCATGTTATCTGTTTGGTTGGATGGATGGGGCGAGCCATTTTTTTGTTTGGTTAGACAGATGAGAGCGGATGGGACCAGAATACTTGACTAATTGTATTTATATTATTTAAAAATTAAAAATAATTATACACTAACACTAATTTTGTCATGATATTCACTAATTTCAAATTAAATGTGTTAGTTAGCACCATAATTATCCTAATTAGCATACAAAACATGTATTAGTTAACATATTAGCACTTATAAAAGTTTATCTTACCATCACAATTACTAAGCAATAATATAACATACTAATAATCCTTAATCATTTGCTAATAACAAAGATTACAAAAAACATGGATGAGTTCGTCGGCCAATTTTTTGGTGGTAGAGATATCTAACATCTGAGAGAATATTCTCCTATTATGCCTTTTTCGGTTACACAGGGATCGGAAAGGATTGAGGGTGATTAAATTcctttctattcaattttgactacAAAGGAATTTAATCCCCTTCAATTCTCTTCAATTCCctcctaaccgaacaagcccttaggggtATCCATATCTAGCTCATCCGCGAACCAAACATCGATTGTTCTTGATCTCGCATCCAGTGATATCCAGCAAATCAAATGCACCCTTAATATCCATGTGTGCTTGGGAAAGTACCCTAGGACTAGAAGTGGCCATTTTAAAACCGAAACCCGAACTcaaaccgaacccgaatagaccgaattatcggtctattcgggttttcgggttcggttcctatataTGCTATATTTCGGGGTATAGGTTCTGGTTCGGTTCCTAACctttaaaacccgaatagaccgaataacccgaaatataaaaaagctcttaatatatgatgatattattatatgatttatgaacttattagctaAAAATTGTGATATCATCTTAAAAATAGTATATATATCTCAGTATACTatttttatagtcacttgttgtaataatagtacttccaattaattattaattgtatatattttaacaaaagaTATTAGTCTCTCTACTGTTCGAgtctattcggtggaccgaatagaccgaaccaaaattgtgagtctattcgggttcggttcctaaaattattttgaaaatttCGGTTCTCATTTTTCATAACCCGAAATTTCAAAAATCCGAATAGATAGaaccgaattaccctaatagaccgaatgcccagccctacctAGGACTCTAACATCCTAAGTTCTGCACGTCGTGAAGGCCATCTTTGGGCATCGCGCAGCTGCAACAAACACAATGTCACTTTTGTTAATTATTCTAGTTTGATTAAAAGCTGTTTGCATCTCACTTTATCTTTTCTGTTTGTGTGACTTTAATGCTAGTTTTACTAGCCTGAACATGCATTCAACTGCTATAACATTTAGTGTATTTTTGTCTTTTCAGCCCTCATGAGGATGCTGGTAATTAACCCTCACCTGATCACAGACAAGGTTTACTTGCACAAGGCAGTCAAACATGCTATTAAATGTGGTGTCATCGACCAGTGGGTGCTCGCGCGAGAACGGGGCTTCCTTCCCAAAGAGAGAGCAGATCCAACCAGCGAGCAGTACGAAGTGAAGTCCATCACAGAGAGGGAATACCGCACACTTCCTGATGCCATGCAATCAGAAAACACGTCAACCAGTGAACTTGCTTATGTGGAGTGAAAGGACAGGCCATTGGTGTCTGTACACTGGATTCCTCTATTTATTTATGGAAACTGACTGGTGCTGCAGTTGGTATTCAGAAGAATTAGTTTAAACATGCAGATTTTAGGTTTGTCGAGTGTAGGTTAATAGCCCCCAAAGTAAGACTAACATATTGATAACATAGAGACAATGCAAATGTGGCTGATGCCAGGAATTTTTCCTACAATGCAATATTTGTTCATTCTTGATTTCTCTGCAACACCACTATCAATTGTGGGATGGAGGTCATTTGATCTTATCGGTTATGCACCAAATGTTATTATCATATATCCAGTGTATCAAAAATATATTACATGACTGAACTCACCAGTCTGTTTCCTTTTCAGGTAAAAGAATTTTTTCCTTAACACTGAATGAAATATTTATTGTGGTCTAAATTGAGTCTGCAGTTGGCTGTTCTATGCGCATTGCACCAAGACACAGAAACCAACGGTATATATATTTTTAAAAAAGCTTGGCCTACCCAAGGATAAATTTTATTTCTTGTTTCACATCCGTGCATCACTGAATAGTGAACATGGATCATCGGGAGAAAAAAAGAGGAACAGTGAATAATGTTCATCACAAGAAAAAAGAACTATGAATATGGAGGAATTGTTTTACTTCAAGCAAAGTAAGTTTCTGGTAGCTGTACCTATATTTGGTAGTATGCATTCCATGTTCTGATCCTACTATTAATAAAACATGTCGGAGCATCTCCAACAAAGTGACTCAAAATAGTTTCCCAAAATTTAAAATACTACATCATTTAAATCATTTAGGCACTAAAAACAAATTAAGCTCCAACAATTAGCCTAAATTATATATTTTACAAAGTAAATTACATTATTAGAAAAGAAAATGTTGAGAATAATATAAAACATAAGATTGTCTCCGATAGAGAGTGGAAAATAAGGGACGCAGAATGGTAGATGACACTATTTGCAGAGGGAAGTTTAAAATaggtgatgagataggtgatctgTTGGAGATAGCCTAAGGATAGGAGACTAATCTGAGATATAGTATATTTGGGTCACTTAATGCTGTTTTTCGATGTTTTTTTGGTAAAATAGAACACTGTTGAAAATATTTTTTTATGAGTTAAACCTTATATTTCAAGATAATATGCTGATTTAAGGCACTCTTAGAGATGCTCTCGTGTATACTTTAATGTTCGACCCAGACCTAGGGTTTCAAAATTTAGAGCTAATTGAAGTATCAAATCCAATGAGATTTTTAAAGCAAGCTGTTCAGGAAATATAAGTTGAGGTTTCTTTTCTGAATTGCTGTCATTTATCCTTGCAAACATTGCAATGTTTCTCAACATTATCATGTGCATTGCTTATTATCTTTTGTTATTATCAAGTGTCACGCACAATTATTTTAACTGATGGGAAGAAGACGTCTACGGATTACAGCAAGGAGGGCGATGGGAGGAAAAGAACAAATGAATCATTATTTCTTTATGATGAGTGGCATTGGTAGATAATTAACTTTAAACTCCACATTTATATATGAAAACAAGTTTTGTGAAGTATCTCTTTTATTGCTCTACCAAAATAGCGAAGTTCACTCCAACTCCACGTTATTTTTGTGGAGCAGAGTTGCTGAAGTTTAAATTGTTTGACAAGCAAAACGTGGAGCGGAACAGCAAAAATAAAGTGGGGGCAGTTCCAAACACCCCCTAATACTCTCCTATGTTACCATGTTAAATGTCAAGCTATAAAGGATGAAAGGAGAAAGCTAAAAACGGATGTGCAGTCAAAGCTTCTCATGAAATTAAACTACTAAGTCATAGCAAtttattaaaaaacaatagaTGTATTTTATTATTAAAAAAAGTTAAGTTACATGTACCAACCAGTTCAATCTGAAAGCTCTTACTTCGATGCTCTCTTAGGCACCTCAGATGTGGAATAAAAACGAGCAATAATTATTTTTAATTAATTGTGCTAACCAGGATTTAAATTTGAGATTCTGAATTGATGTCATATTAAGTTGTATGCACCAACAGGTTCAACCAAATAACTTAGACTGATGGAGACCGGTGGAGAATTCACTTGTATTTTCACGAAGAAAATTTTATTGGTAGAATTTTCTCTTTATTATATATATTAATATATGATGAATTATAACTTGAAATCTAGTATATTGGTAGAGTAAATAATAAAGTACATCTATATTTTTTAAAAATATGATTTTTGGTAGTTTGATTTTAAGGTGATTGCACAAGAAGATTGATATTACAACATTTTTTCCTAGCATAAGTACCACTTGTTCTAGGTGGTGCTGGCAGCCTAGTGCCAACCATTTGTTGGTGATAAGATTAAGATAGTATTAGATACCAATTTTTAGTAGGTCATGTACTTGTATTCAGTACTCATGGTCGGACCTATATATAAATTCATTTCTATATTTTAACTCCCAGTGAAGTATCTTAAGGAGTGTTAGACATCAAGGTGCTCCTAGCCAGTTAAAAAAAATCAACTCCTAGTGAAGTATCTTCAGGAGTGTAGACATCAAGGGTGCTGCCATACAATCCAAGTTTTCATTAAGTGAATGCAAGTAATATTATCACATGCAACATACACTGAATGTCAAGCAAATAGATGTAGCCTACTTCTATGCTACTATGGTATTGTAGATGTGTATGACAATTAGAAGGTATTCACACAGATAGCCTTCGAAGATATTCATCAAACTCAAACATTTTTAATCAGTTTAAGTTTATATGATTAGATCTATACAATATGTTCTTCTTCTTATTCTTTTCTATGAACAAACCATCTTCTACTGGATTCACAGGAAGAACACATAGCACAACCTTAGTCAACTCGTGACTCGTCAACTAAGAGGAAGAACAAGAGATAATGCTTCTTGATAAATCTATCTACAACTGTTTATAGAATGATGGGGAACAATCTCTACAACTAGCGGAATCATAGAAAGAACATGTACCACAACTATAGCTAACTCTGTGGATTCACTGGATGAACTAGCGACATTGCTTCTTCAAAACTCTACATCTACGGCTACCCACGGGATTACGAGGACGAAACATACCTTGCAGGGTCTTTTGCCGGACCTTCCTTCTAGACTGTCGATGCTGCTACCGTTGACTGATTTTGTCGAGTCTTGCTTCAAATCTGATGGGGCGTGTCTTTCTTACACGAACGCCTCCCCTTTAAACTCCCTAGACGACGCTTCGAAGCCGGCACGATAGACACAACTCATTTCACCTTCTATAGTTTAGTACCTTCTCCCTCACCGTTCTTGAACTCACGAGCAAGAAAAAACAAGAGAGAGAACTTTATCTTGTCTAACCCAACAACACCTAATCGCCATTCACACTCACCTAATCTATGGGTTTGAATCGTGTTTAAGTAACCATCTCATTTAAGCAATGTCTATCTATTGATATATAGAAATTGTACCGATGGTGCACGTGCAACTAACCATTACTTTATAAACTATCAAACTTTTCAACTATTTATATTACAATTTTTGAATATTTTGAACTTATTTTCCAAATCTAAgacttattttatttatgttttaAACGTAATCTTCAAATTTAAAAAATATCGTGTAATTAAATGTTACTGAATTGTCAAATGGTTTGATCAAATGTATATGAAAATTTTAGATGGCATATCCTATAGTGAAGTTCTAGATCTATCACTCCAAGAGATGTTACGTCAAATTTGTGGTGACGTGAAAGAAAGAGAAATGAGGAGAGGAGAGTGAATTATTCACTAGTAGCCATCTAGAGATAGGGTGCTCACAGACTCAAGAGATTTTGTGAGAGAAAGATGTGGACTAAATATACAGCTTATATCATGAAAGAGTTATTATATAACTAGGTTCTTAGTTAGCTATATGTAGAGGTgataatggatcacgatccaaatgtttcttcacaatttGTTTTAGCTTTTAACTAATTTTAGTTCataaataaatagaaatataGTCTGATTCGATCCCTAAATTTTATAGTATAAAATTTAGAGCTCGTTACCACCACTACTATATGTGATCTGGTAACATCATAAAGCCCGCTATAACctatattattaaacttgctATTAAAAACCTATTTGTGGCACGTTTCAAATCCCTTAGAGTAAACCAATGACCCTAACCGATGCGAGAACTCGAGGAGACCAACCAACGACGATGAGATATGGTCTAAGAATAGTGCCTCCTAGCATTGCCCGAGCTACCTTCGTCACCAGTATACGAGCCCCCATCCAACCCTTTCGCACTAGAACACGGAGTTGCACTGGCTCAGATTATCCACGTCGTTCGACCAGAGACCACATCATCGGTAATGCGATGTTAGCTCACCACTCCATCGAAGAAGACAATGGATAGAAGTTGAACACGACATTCATTCTCAAGAGAAATTTTACACACTCGTACACCACCCGTGCGACGCCCGCAAACATCGTCGTCGTCTGCTTCTGATCATGGATGTGTATCCTAACCTGGATGGCTCGGAGCTCAAATACATCGTGGGCTATCCTAGCTAACGAGCTTCCTAGAGAAGAAATTTTCTAGGATGAGATGAGACTAGCTCGTTGGTGAACCCAGGAGTAGCGAAGACTCTCGTCTCAGTTCATCACCGATAGACTACAGAAATAGGCCTCGATCGACACGTTGCCGATTAACGTGCTGCACATGCTCTGCACGTAGGAGCAGACGGTGAGAGTAGTTTCTGTCTCCGACTTCCTGGTGCCTCCTATTCCAATTCTTATTTCTACTTCTATTCTTCTGTAGGGCGCTGCAGCGTTTTGTTGGTGCTCACGGTATCTTGGACGACATCGCTCATGATTTTCCTTCTCTTGGTCACCAGTGATCATTGGACGCATATATATGCACACACCACACGTATCATGTTGCCAAGACACCGGCGGTATTGGTGGTACATAGGTGGGCGACTTATTGAAATTCATCCAGGCACGTTACAATCTGCAGCATCATTCACTCTACCATGAATACGATTCAAGATAGTGTCTTACTTTATCATGCATACAGTACAATTGCTTTTATCACCCCTAGATTATTGTTAAGATTCCTCGCAtacatattattattatttttcatTCTCACAATATTTCTTGCTTCTAATATCAGCTTTCAAATAAAATCCTTACTTTATCCAAGCCGGAAATCCTTGCTAGCTTAAAGTAACCAAAACTTTGGTTCTGGGTTTTTTAATCAACAAAGTTTTGCACCAGATGATTGTAGCACGTTCATCTTTCGTGTGCACTGTGCAGTGCCAAGACGAAGATCAGACCACGTCCGTGTTGCAGTATATTTTATTGCACAGAGCTTTGATGCCACTCCTTTTGC
It contains:
- the LOC103643674 gene encoding fructokinase-like 2, chloroplastic is translated as MVASSIGIKGSTTNVSMDVRRYNSMPFHYTGEEEEIGTSRAKKIGLGKCGGGPISFDLRRRRHRGERCAMRRLGRKTTGYANRIRKRINGIRLFWYDVSTPYPHNYGPKCNLLRPNLRSPPCPLGFCCSSLLSSDWRGYRDFCYLPPLMAYLLLHPQFTCSQPPSHRLRGQIHYKTNNMGKNMAKSTVSLLNRSANFASRTSQDAVDGLSDESDGETSTKKKRTPRRGRKKATVETSRDVGEEIEVITEQTAAEETKEVKRRGRKKAATSASSEEEKDKAKEPKKRGRRKVKTVEEPIDNAGEHLSKDLMLYNEREDQTRLQNSASVLESKIASVLHEDIGEVDDLIPLVCCFGPAKYSFIPSGRPANRLIDHEIHDRMKDMFWSPDKFVRAPGGSSSNVALALAAIGGRVAFMGKLGDDDYGQSLLYHLNINGVQTRAVYMDPSAPTAVSLMKVRTEGSLKTNCVKPCAEDCFLPSDINPAVLKEAKMFYYNSSALLEPTTESSLLKAIDVSKKFGGTIFFDLNLPLPLWSSSKETKSLIKEAWEAANIIEVTKQELEFLCSIKPSEKFDTNDNDKSKFTHYSSEVIMKLWHSNLKVLFVTNGTSKIHYYTETHNGWVRGTEDAPITPFTGDMSQSGDAIVAALMRMLVINPHLITDKVYLHKAVKHAIKCGVIDQWVLARERGFLPKERADPTSEQYEVKSITEREYRTLPDAMQSENTSTSELAYVE